A window from Eubalaena glacialis isolate mEubGla1 chromosome 1, mEubGla1.1.hap2.+ XY, whole genome shotgun sequence encodes these proteins:
- the TWNK gene encoding twinkle mtDNA helicase, with the protein MWVLLRSGYPLHILLPLRGPWMGWRGLPRSLALGPPRRRYRKEALAALEVPVLPVTATEIRQYLRAHGIPFQDGHSCVRAPSPFVGASKLKDETGAATSFSLFIDKTTGRFLCMTSLAEGSWEDFQASVEGRGDGAREGVLLSEAPEAEDSEEVQRIWDRAVPLWELPEPEEAQLARVMFGLTKVTDDTLKRFSVRYLRPAHSLVFPWFSPGGLALRGLKLLGAKGKGDRVHYVETTIPQPGAFHNLFGLPLISRRDVEVVLTSRELDSLALSQSTGLPTLALPRGTACLPPALLPYLEQFRRIVLWLGDDLRSWEAAKLFARKLNPKRCSLVRPGDQQPSPLEALNQGLNLSRILRTALPAWHKSIVSFRQLREEVLGELSNVEQAAGVRWSRFPDLNRLLKGHRKGELTVFTGPTGSGKTTFISEYALDLCTQGVNTLWGSFEISNVRLARVMLTQFAVGRLEEQLDKYDEWADRFEDLPLYFMTFHGQQSIRTVIDTMQHAVYVYDICHVVIDNLQFMMGHEQLSTDRIAAQDYIIGAFRKFATDSSCHVTLVIHPRKEDDDKELQTASIFGSAKASQEADNVLILQDRRLVTGPGKRYLQVSKNRFDGDVGVFPLEFNKSSLTFSIPPKSKARLKKIKDDNGLVAKKPSSGKKGAVPQISETHSDQAPNPNKPDLSKPSR; encoded by the exons ATGTGGGTCCTCCTCCGAAGTGGGTACCCCCTCCATATCCTGCTGCCACTGCGTGGGCCGTGGATGGGGTGGAGGGGCCTGCCACGAAGCTTGGCCCTGGGCCCTCCTCGCAGACGGTACAGGAAGGAGGCTCTCGCCGCCTTGGAGGTACCAGTGTTGCCTGTAACTGCAACTGAAATCCGGCAATATTTGCGGGCCCATGGGATCCCCTTCCAGGATGGGCACAGCTGCGTGCGGGCACCTAGTCCCTTTGTGGGGGCCTCGAAGCTCAAGGACGAGACTGGTGCTGCCACTTCCTTCAGCCTCTTCATTGACAAGACCACAGGCCGCTTTCTCTGCATGACCAGCCTAGCAGAGGGGAGCTGGGAAGACTTCCAGGCCAGCGTGGAGGGGCGAGGGGATGGGGCCCGAGAAGGGGTCCTGCTTAGTGAGGCCCCAGAAGCTGAGGACAGTGAGGAGGTCCAGAGGATCTGGGACCGAGCCGTACCTCTCTGGGAGCTGCCTGAACCAGAGGAGGCCCAGCTGGCTCGCGTGATGTTTGGCCTCACCAAAGTGACAGATGACACACTCAAGCGTTTCAGTGTGCGCTATCTGCGGCCTGCTCACAGCCTTGTCTTTCCTTGGTTCTCCCCTGGAGGTTTGGCATTACGAGGCCTGAAGCTACTAGGGGCCAAAGGCAAGGGTGACAGAGTGCACTATGTGGAGACCACCATTCCCCAGCCTGGTGCCTTCCACAACCTGTTTGGGTTACCACTGATCAGTCGTCGAGATGTTGAGGTGGTGCTGACGAGTCGTGAGCTGGACAGCCTGGCCTTGAGCCAGTCCACAGGGCTGCCCACCCTTGCCCTACCCCGAGGGACAGCCTGCTTACCCCCTGCCTTGCTTCCTTACCTCGAACAGTTCCGACGCATTGTGCTCTGGCTGGGGGATGACCTTCGGTCCTGGGAAGCTGCCAAGTTGTTCGCCCGGAAACTGAACCCCAAACGATGCTCCTTGGTGCGGCCTGGGGACCAGCAGCCCTCTCCCCTGGAGGCTCTGAACCAAGGCTTAAATCTTTCTCGTATTCTGCGTACTGCCCTGCCTGCCTGGCACAAGTCTATCGTGTCTTTCCGGCAGCTTCGGGAGGAGGTGCTAGGAGAGCTATCAAATGTGGAGCAGGCAGCTGGCGTTCGCTGGAGCCGCTTCCCCGACCTCAATCGTCTCTTGAAGGGACATCGGAAGGGCGAGCTGACAGTCTTCACAG GGCCGACAGGCAGTGGAAAGACAACATTCATCAGTGAATATGCCCTGGATTTGTGTACCCAGGGAGTGAACACGCTATGGGGTAGCTTTGAGATCAGCAACGTGAGACTAGCCCGGGTCATGCTGACACAGTTCGCTGTGGGGCGACTGGAAGAGCAACTGGACAAATATGACGAGTGGGCCGACCGCTTTGAGGACCTGCCCCTCTATTTCATGACTTTTCATGGGCAACAGAGCATCAG gACTGTAATAGACACGATGCAACATGCAGTCTACGTGTATGACATTTGTCATGTGGTTATCGACAATCTGCAATTCATGATGGGTCATGAGCAGCTGTCCACAGACAG GATTGCAGCTCAAGACTATATCATCGGGGCTTTTCGGAAGTTTGCCACAGACAGTAGCTGCCATGTGACACTGGTCATTCACCCCCGGAAGGAAGATGATGATAAAGAACTACAGACAGCATCCATTTTTGGCTCAGCCAAA GCAAGCCAGGAAGCGGACAATGTTCTGATCCTGCAGGACAGGAGGCTGGTAACTGGGCCAGGGAAACGGTATCTACAGGTGTCCAAGAACCGCTTTGATGGAGACGTAGGTGTCTTCCCACTTGAATTCAATAAGAGCTCTCTCACCTTCTCCATACCACCAAAGAGCAAGGCCCGGCTCAAGAAGATCAAGGATGACAATGGGCTAGTGGCCAAAAAGCCTTCTTCTGGCAAAAAGGGGGCTGTGCCCCAGATCTCTGAGACTCACTCTGACCAGGCCCCCAACCCCAACAAGCCAGACCTCTCCAAGCCTTCAAGGTGA
- the MRPL43 gene encoding large ribosomal subunit protein mL43 has product MTARGSASRFLTSVLHNGLGRYVQQLQRLSFSLSRDAPSSRGAREFVEREVTDFARRNPGVVIYVNPRPCCVPRVVAEYLNGSVREESIHCKSVEEIATLVQKLADQSGLDVIRIRKPFHTDSPSIQGQWHPFTNKPTTLGGLRPREVQDPAPA; this is encoded by the exons ATGACGGCGCGCGGGAGCGCGAGCCGCTTCCTGACCAGTGTCCTGCACAACGGGCTGGGTCGCTACGTGCAGCAGCTGCAGCGTCTCAGTTTTAGCCTCAGCCGTGACGCGCCCTCGTCCCGCGGCGCCAG GGAGTTCGTAGAACGGGAGGTGACCGACTTCGCCCGCAGGAACCCCGGGGTCGTAATATACGTGAACCCGCGGCCGTGCTGCGTGCCCAGAGTAGTGGCCGAATACC TTAACGGGTCTGTGCGCGAGGAGAGCATCCACTGCAAGTCGGTCGAGGAGATCGCCACGCTGGTGCAGAAGCTGGCGGACCAGTCGGGCTTGGACGTGATCCGCATCCGCAAGCCCTTCCACACGGACAGCCCTAGCATCCAGGGCCAGTGGCATCCGTTCACCAACAAACCGACAACGCTGGGCGGGCTGCGCCCTCGAGAGGTCCAGGATCCTGCCCCAGCCTAG